A region from the Natronomonas salsuginis genome encodes:
- the gyrB gene encoding DNA topoisomerase (ATP-hydrolyzing) subunit B → MSQDSEYSAGQIQVLEGLEAVQKRPAMYIGSTDGRGLHHLVYEVVDNSIDEALAGYCDTIEVLINDDGSVTVRDDGRGIPVDPHAEYDRPAVEVIMTVLHAGGKFDSKSYQVSGGLHGVGVSVVNALSASLDVEIKRDGAVWRHRFDHGEPAGDLERIRDMDPGEETGTEIRFLPDSEIFETTAFDYSTLESRLRELAFLNPGVEITLRDERVEDGSESVFEYEGGIREFVAYLNESRDVLHRDIIYFEDEADDIRIEVAMQATAGVQGSIHAFANNINTREGGTHLTGFKTALTRVINDYATTNGMLSDIDGTLKGEDIREGLTAVISVKHPDPQFEGQTKTKLGNSEVRGIVESAVHEELATYLEEHPDTAESIISKAVEAAKARKAAKKAEELTRRKSALESTSLPGKLADCRTRDPEEAELFVVEGDSAGGSAKQGRNPEFQAILPIRGKILNVEKHRLDRILENNEIRNLITAIGTGIGEEFDIDEARYHKIILFCDADVDGAHIRTLLLTFLYRHMTPLIEAGYVYAAQPPLYRIRYGGETYDAMTEAEREKIVEEVCDGNPTQVQRFKGLGEMNPEQLWETTMNPDKRILKQITIEDAAAADRMFSVLMGDAVGPRKQFIKEHAEEAEWIDI, encoded by the coding sequence ATGTCTCAGGATAGCGAATACAGCGCCGGACAGATACAGGTACTGGAGGGGCTCGAAGCCGTCCAGAAGCGTCCGGCGATGTACATCGGATCGACGGACGGACGCGGCTTACATCACCTCGTCTACGAGGTCGTCGATAACTCCATCGACGAAGCGCTCGCCGGGTACTGTGACACCATCGAAGTGCTGATAAACGACGACGGATCGGTGACCGTCAGGGACGACGGACGGGGGATCCCCGTCGACCCCCACGCCGAGTACGACCGGCCCGCCGTGGAGGTCATCATGACCGTCCTCCACGCCGGGGGGAAGTTCGACAGCAAGTCCTACCAGGTCTCGGGCGGGCTACACGGCGTCGGCGTCTCGGTCGTCAACGCGCTCTCGGCGTCGCTCGACGTCGAAATCAAACGCGACGGCGCGGTCTGGCGGCACCGCTTCGATCACGGCGAGCCAGCGGGTGACCTCGAACGGATCCGCGATATGGATCCCGGCGAGGAGACCGGCACCGAGATACGGTTTCTACCCGACAGCGAGATCTTTGAAACGACGGCGTTCGACTATTCGACGCTCGAATCGCGGCTCAGAGAGCTCGCCTTCCTCAACCCCGGCGTCGAAATCACGCTCCGAGACGAGCGCGTCGAGGACGGATCGGAGTCCGTCTTCGAGTACGAAGGCGGTATCCGGGAGTTCGTCGCGTATCTCAACGAATCCCGTGACGTCCTCCATCGAGACATCATCTACTTCGAGGACGAGGCGGACGACATCCGAATCGAGGTCGCCATGCAGGCGACCGCCGGCGTTCAGGGCTCGATCCACGCCTTCGCCAACAACATCAACACCCGCGAGGGCGGCACCCACCTGACCGGATTCAAGACCGCCCTAACCCGCGTGATCAACGACTACGCGACCACGAACGGAATGCTGTCGGATATCGACGGGACGTTGAAGGGCGAGGACATCCGCGAGGGGCTGACTGCGGTCATCTCAGTCAAACATCCCGATCCGCAGTTCGAGGGACAGACGAAGACGAAACTCGGCAACAGCGAGGTTCGTGGCATCGTCGAGAGCGCCGTCCACGAGGAGCTCGCGACCTATCTGGAGGAACATCCCGACACGGCCGAATCGATCATCTCAAAGGCCGTCGAGGCGGCAAAGGCCCGGAAGGCCGCGAAGAAGGCCGAGGAGCTGACGCGCCGGAAGTCGGCGCTCGAATCGACTTCGCTCCCCGGGAAGCTCGCGGACTGTCGGACCCGCGATCCGGAGGAGGCAGAACTGTTCGTCGTCGAGGGGGACAGCGCCGGCGGGAGCGCCAAACAAGGCCGAAACCCGGAGTTCCAGGCGATTCTTCCGATCCGTGGGAAGATCCTCAACGTCGAGAAACACCGGCTCGACCGCATCCTCGAGAACAACGAGATCCGAAACCTGATCACCGCGATCGGCACCGGGATCGGCGAGGAGTTCGACATCGACGAGGCCCGCTATCACAAGATCATCCTGTTCTGTGACGCCGACGTCGACGGTGCGCACATCCGGACGTTGCTGTTGACGTTCCTCTATCGGCACATGACGCCGCTCATCGAGGCGGGCTACGTCTACGCCGCTCAACCGCCGCTCTATCGGATCCGATACGGGGGCGAGACCTACGACGCGATGACCGAGGCCGAACGCGAGAAGATCGTCGAGGAGGTCTGTGACGGCAATCCGACGCAGGTCCAGCGGTTCAAAGGCCTGGGCGAGATGAACCCCGAGCAGTTGTGGGAGACGACGATGAACCCCGACAAGCGGATCCTCAAACAGATCACGATCGAGGACGCGGCGGCGGCCGATCGCATGTTCAGCGTGCTGATGGGCGACGCCGTCGGCCCCCGTAAACAGTTCATCAAAGAGCACGCCGAGGAAGCGGAGTGGATCGACATATGA
- the gyrA gene encoding DNA gyrase subunit A, translating to MSSDVPDTPDVPAERVEPVRIEDEMEQSYIDYAMSVIVGRALPDARDGLKPVQRRILYAMHEMGVTSRSSHRKSSSIVGDTMGNYHPHGDSAIYDALARMAQDFSLRYPLVDGQGNFGSVDGDPPAAMRYTEARMAPIAEELLDDIDKDTVDFEGNYDDRLTEPAVLPAAVPNLLVNGASGIAVGMSTNLPPHNLGEVIDAAIHLIDHPDCAVADLIDTPDSDGYIKGPDFPSGAKIVNREGLWNAYTEGRGRLRVRADIETEYADSGGDRIVITELPYQENKARRIERIADDVQNEKIDGIRDIRDESDRNGIRVVIECKRSANADVVRNQLLEHHLERTFSVISLALVDGQPRVLNLKELLEQFVEHRREVVRRRSQFELDEAEDRAHILEGRLIALDNVDGVVELIRDSEDRDAAMAGLRTEYELSEAQAEHVVRMQLGSLTSMEAGEIEAEYGDVQAEIQRLETILNDESELLGVIKDELQEIKAEYADERRTEIIEDAGSVTREDLIAEEQVVVAVSESDYVKRMSLSDFDPQHRGGKGIIGSRPKEGDRISTVFTASTHDYLLCFTNQGQVYRLKVFELPEMGRTARGTSAVNIIDLDDGEEITAVVNTDDVDQGYLAMATRNGYVKRTAVSAFENVHSGGIRALRLEDDDSLVDVEVTPGDGDLLLGTREGMTIRFAESDARPMGRSARGVNGIDLEGEDRVAGLVAATADDDRHLLTVTKNGYGKRTPLSEYRRQSRYGKGLIDIKTDDRNGPVCAINAVSEGDGLVIMSEAGQIMRTHVGEVSRIGRNTKGVVVMRLDDDDHVAGVDVVPNVESDDEDVDESD from the coding sequence ATGAGCTCGGACGTCCCCGACACACCTGACGTGCCCGCCGAACGAGTCGAGCCCGTCCGCATCGAAGACGAGATGGAGCAATCGTACATCGACTACGCGATGAGCGTCATCGTCGGGCGCGCGCTCCCCGACGCCCGAGACGGGCTCAAGCCCGTCCAGCGACGCATCCTCTATGCGATGCACGAGATGGGCGTCACCTCGCGGTCGAGCCACCGAAAGTCCTCGTCGATCGTCGGCGACACGATGGGTAACTACCACCCGCACGGCGACTCTGCGATCTACGACGCGCTCGCTCGGATGGCGCAGGACTTCTCGCTTCGGTATCCGCTCGTCGACGGCCAGGGGAACTTCGGATCGGTCGACGGCGACCCGCCGGCCGCGATGCGGTACACGGAGGCACGGATGGCTCCGATCGCCGAGGAGCTCCTCGACGATATCGACAAGGACACCGTCGATTTCGAGGGCAACTACGACGATCGGCTGACCGAACCGGCGGTGTTGCCGGCCGCAGTTCCGAACCTGCTCGTCAACGGCGCGTCGGGGATCGCGGTCGGCATGTCGACGAACCTCCCGCCGCACAACCTCGGCGAGGTGATCGACGCCGCGATCCACCTCATCGACCACCCTGACTGCGCGGTCGCGGATCTGATCGACACGCCTGATTCCGACGGGTACATCAAGGGTCCGGACTTCCCGTCGGGGGCGAAGATCGTCAACAGGGAGGGACTGTGGAACGCCTACACCGAGGGACGCGGACGGCTCCGAGTTCGTGCGGATATCGAGACTGAGTATGCCGATTCCGGCGGCGATCGAATCGTCATTACCGAACTCCCCTATCAGGAGAACAAAGCGCGGCGAATCGAACGCATCGCCGACGACGTGCAAAACGAGAAGATCGACGGCATCCGCGATATCCGCGACGAATCCGACCGGAACGGCATCCGGGTCGTCATCGAGTGCAAACGCAGCGCGAACGCCGACGTGGTTCGAAACCAGCTGCTCGAACACCACCTCGAACGAACGTTCTCGGTCATCTCGCTCGCGCTGGTCGACGGTCAGCCCCGCGTTTTGAACCTCAAGGAACTCCTCGAACAGTTCGTCGAGCACCGCCGCGAGGTCGTCAGGCGTCGCTCGCAGTTCGAACTCGACGAGGCCGAGGACAGAGCGCACATCCTCGAGGGTCGGCTCATCGCGTTGGACAACGTCGACGGCGTGGTCGAACTGATACGCGACAGCGAGGACCGGGACGCGGCGATGGCCGGCCTCCGGACCGAGTACGAACTCTCCGAAGCGCAGGCCGAACACGTCGTTCGAATGCAACTCGGATCGCTCACGTCGATGGAGGCCGGTGAGATCGAAGCCGAGTACGGGGACGTGCAAGCCGAGATTCAGCGCCTCGAAACTATCCTGAACGACGAGAGCGAACTGCTGGGCGTCATCAAGGACGAACTCCAAGAGATTAAAGCGGAGTACGCCGACGAGCGCCGCACGGAGATCATCGAGGACGCCGGCTCCGTCACCCGTGAGGATCTCATCGCCGAAGAGCAGGTCGTCGTCGCGGTTTCGGAGTCGGACTACGTCAAACGGATGTCGCTCTCGGATTTCGACCCGCAACACCGCGGCGGCAAGGGGATCATTGGCTCGCGCCCGAAGGAGGGCGACCGCATATCGACGGTGTTCACGGCCTCGACGCACGACTACCTGCTCTGTTTCACCAATCAGGGGCAGGTCTATCGGCTGAAGGTGTTCGAACTCCCGGAGATGGGTCGAACCGCTCGCGGGACCTCGGCGGTCAACATCATCGATCTCGACGACGGCGAGGAGATCACCGCCGTCGTCAACACGGACGACGTCGACCAGGGGTATCTCGCCATGGCGACGCGGAACGGATACGTCAAGCGAACTGCCGTCTCCGCGTTCGAGAACGTCCACTCCGGCGGGATCAGGGCGCTTCGGCTCGAAGACGACGATTCGCTCGTCGACGTCGAAGTGACGCCGGGGGACGGCGACCTTCTCCTCGGCACGCGAGAGGGGATGACGATCCGCTTTGCCGAATCGGACGCCCGACCGATGGGACGATCCGCGCGCGGCGTCAACGGAATCGACCTCGAAGGTGAGGATCGAGTCGCGGGGCTCGTCGCGGCCACGGCCGACGACGACCGCCACCTGCTGACGGTGACGAAGAACGGCTACGGCAAGCGGACGCCGCTATCGGAGTATCGGCGGCAATCGCGTTATGGGAAGGGCCTGATCGACATCAAGACGGACGACCGAAACGGCCCCGTCTGCGCGATCAACGCCGTCTCGGAGGGCGACGGGCTGGTGATCATGAGCGAAGCCGGTCAGATCATGCGCACCCACGTCGGCGAGGTTTCGCGGATCGGCCGCAACACGAAGGGCGTCGTCGTCATGCGCCTCGACGACGACGATCACGTGGCCGGCGTCGACGTCGTGCCGAACGTCGAGAGTGACGACGAGGACGTAGACGAGTCAGACTAA
- a CDS encoding MOSC domain-containing protein yields MAVSEWYGAHNVTDPEDADPHLATILRFPIKSLDPERRDRATLVADGALSGDRRWAIIDLPPEEPYDLTTANVGGNGDYVNGKKTDAVHRLRSRYHPREEGGPAVTLRAQAAPSTDERRFELHDGDRNRTEADVHADLNAWLSDHFGRPVHVRRDEVGQHDDRDRHGPTVISTATLREVAAWFDITTDSARRRFRANLEIGGVPPFWEDNLFADTGSVVAFRVGDAIIDGVHPCQRCVVPGRDPDTGATTPGFRETFVRRRRETLPPWTDCDRFDHPFRLMVNTRVPAESVGQRVAVGDAIEILEQKSV; encoded by the coding sequence ATGGCCGTTTCCGAGTGGTACGGTGCCCACAACGTCACCGATCCCGAAGATGCCGATCCGCATCTCGCGACGATCCTTCGGTTCCCGATCAAGTCGTTAGACCCAGAGCGACGCGATCGCGCGACGCTCGTGGCCGACGGAGCCCTCTCAGGTGACCGACGGTGGGCGATCATCGATCTTCCGCCCGAGGAACCGTACGACCTCACGACTGCGAACGTCGGCGGAAACGGGGACTACGTCAACGGGAAAAAGACCGACGCGGTCCACCGTCTCCGATCGCGGTACCACCCGCGCGAGGAGGGCGGGCCGGCCGTGACCCTCCGAGCGCAGGCTGCACCGTCGACCGACGAACGTCGGTTCGAACTCCACGACGGCGATCGAAACCGGACCGAGGCCGACGTACACGCCGACCTGAACGCGTGGCTATCGGATCACTTTGGCCGCCCGGTACACGTCCGTCGGGACGAAGTCGGACAACACGACGACCGGGATCGACACGGACCGACCGTCATTTCGACGGCGACGCTTCGAGAAGTCGCTGCATGGTTCGACATCACGACTGATTCGGCTCGGCGGCGGTTCCGAGCGAATCTCGAAATCGGTGGCGTCCCGCCGTTTTGGGAGGACAACCTCTTCGCCGATACCGGTTCGGTCGTCGCGTTCCGCGTCGGCGACGCGATCATCGACGGTGTGCACCCCTGTCAGCGATGCGTCGTTCCCGGACGCGATCCCGACACCGGCGCGACGACGCCGGGCTTCCGCGAAACGTTCGTCCGCAGGCGTCGAGAGACCCTACCGCCGTGGACCGATTGCGATCGGTTCGACCACCCGTTCAGACTGATGGTGAACACGCGGGTGCCGGCCGAATCGGTCGGTCAGCGCGTCGCCGTCGGCGATGCGATCGAGATCTTGGAGCAAAAATCGGTGTGA
- a CDS encoding DNA-binding protein: protein MSGDPSDEKLQELREEKLEQLKEQQGGENSEAAEAQRQQAEAQKKAVLRKALTDGARKRLNTVQMSKPEFGDQVEQQIVALAQSGRLGGKIDEEKMKELLQEMKPESKSFDIQRR, encoded by the coding sequence ATGAGTGGCGACCCCTCAGACGAGAAACTGCAAGAGCTTCGCGAGGAGAAGCTGGAACAGCTCAAAGAACAGCAGGGCGGTGAGAATTCCGAGGCCGCCGAGGCCCAACGCCAGCAAGCGGAGGCCCAAAAGAAGGCGGTCCTCCGGAAGGCGCTGACCGACGGTGCGAGAAAGCGGCTCAACACGGTCCAGATGTCGAAACCCGAGTTCGGCGACCAGGTCGAACAGCAGATCGTCGCCCTGGCACAGAGCGGACGGCTCGGCGGGAAGATCGACGAGGAAAAAATGAAGGAGCTCCTCCAAGAAATGAAACCCGAGTCCAAGAGCTTCGACATCCAGCGTCGGTAA
- a CDS encoding DUF7411 family protein produces the protein MECGLLFSAGKDSSLAALLLEDFYDVTLVTAHFDITDDWKHAKRAAAALGFPFDRIELPAEIADEAVERMRADGYPRAGIQRVHEAALEATASEYDVVADGTRRDDRVPTISRAVAQSVEDRHGVEYVAPLSGFGRGAIDRLVEDRLVVRSGPSGEIQKGDYETELRARIESRWGRDAVEEIFPAHEQTRIVDRA, from the coding sequence ATGGAGTGCGGACTGCTGTTTAGCGCCGGCAAGGACTCGTCGCTGGCCGCGCTGTTGTTGGAAGATTTTTACGACGTAACGCTTGTGACGGCGCACTTCGACATCACCGACGATTGGAAACACGCCAAACGCGCGGCCGCGGCACTCGGATTTCCCTTCGATCGAATCGAACTGCCCGCGGAGATCGCTGACGAGGCGGTCGAGCGGATGCGCGCCGACGGGTATCCACGCGCCGGGATCCAGCGCGTCCACGAGGCCGCGCTGGAGGCAACCGCGTCGGAGTACGACGTCGTCGCCGACGGAACGCGGCGAGACGATCGCGTCCCGACGATCTCGCGAGCCGTCGCACAGAGTGTGGAGGATCGCCACGGCGTCGAGTACGTCGCACCGCTCTCGGGATTCGGTCGCGGGGCGATCGACCGGTTGGTCGAGGATCGCTTGGTCGTCCGATCGGGGCCGAGCGGGGAGATACAGAAGGGCGATTACGAGACCGAACTCCGCGCTCGAATCGAATCGCGGTGGGGACGCGACGCCGTCGAGGAGATATTCCCCGCCCACGAGCAAACGCGCATCGTCGATCGAGCCTGA
- a CDS encoding potassium channel family protein produces MKFAIVGYGRVGARTADILWAEGHEVTVVETDETKAQRAVDEGHTVVRGSGEDERVLERIGLDDTDAIAALTSDLNVNFTACMIAAGHDCRTVLRIDEDYREEIYRKYAADVDEVVYPERMGAAGAKTALLGGDLNVLGDLTEHLTATSLEIPDGSPVVGRRVVELDLPGGARVYAHGRRREPMTIPLPQTEIESGDHVALIAEQASLEEIRSVLHG; encoded by the coding sequence ATGAAGTTCGCCATCGTCGGATACGGTCGCGTCGGGGCGCGTACGGCCGACATACTCTGGGCCGAGGGGCACGAAGTCACCGTCGTCGAGACGGACGAAACGAAGGCACAGCGGGCCGTAGACGAGGGACACACGGTCGTCAGGGGGAGCGGCGAGGACGAACGAGTGCTCGAACGGATCGGGCTCGACGACACCGACGCGATCGCCGCGCTGACGAGCGATCTCAACGTCAACTTCACCGCCTGCATGATCGCCGCCGGCCACGACTGCCGGACGGTTCTCCGGATCGACGAGGACTACCGCGAGGAGATCTACCGAAAGTACGCGGCCGACGTCGACGAAGTCGTCTACCCTGAGCGGATGGGGGCTGCCGGTGCGAAAACCGCGCTTTTGGGCGGCGATCTGAACGTTCTCGGTGACCTCACGGAGCATCTCACAGCGACGAGTCTCGAGATTCCGGACGGATCGCCGGTCGTCGGTCGGCGCGTCGTCGAGCTCGACCTTCCCGGTGGGGCCCGCGTGTACGCCCACGGCCGGCGTCGCGAACCGATGACGATCCCGCTCCCGCAGACGGAGATCGAATCGGGCGACCACGTCGCTCTGATCGCCGAACAGGCGTCGCTCGAGGAGATCCGGTCGGTGTTACACGGGTGA
- a CDS encoding class I SAM-dependent methyltransferase, translated as MGFHTFDPDQADRLEDVSRYRWCSNEELFTYLAPSPDDEVADLGSGTGFYTDFVADHVETVYAVDVQAEMHERYAENGIPKNVETVTAPIDELPLDDDALDSAFTTMTYHEFSGPAAIAEIGRVLRPGGRLVVIDWAREGYGTDGPPLESRHDLGHAISALSEGGFVVDRAESRTETFVCVARNESDRR; from the coding sequence ATGGGTTTTCACACCTTCGATCCAGACCAAGCCGACCGACTCGAGGACGTGAGCCGGTATCGGTGGTGTTCGAACGAGGAGTTGTTCACCTATTTGGCGCCAAGTCCGGACGACGAAGTTGCCGACCTCGGGAGCGGGACCGGATTTTACACCGATTTCGTCGCCGACCACGTCGAGACGGTGTACGCGGTCGACGTCCAAGCCGAGATGCACGAGCGCTACGCCGAGAACGGGATCCCCAAGAACGTCGAAACCGTCACCGCACCCATCGACGAGTTACCCCTCGACGACGACGCGCTCGATAGCGCTTTCACCACGATGACGTATCACGAGTTCTCCGGGCCGGCGGCCATCGCGGAGATCGGGCGCGTGCTCCGACCGGGTGGCCGGCTGGTCGTCATCGACTGGGCGCGCGAGGGCTACGGGACGGACGGCCCGCCGCTCGAATCGCGGCACGATCTCGGACACGCGATCTCCGCGCTGAGCGAGGGCGGATTCGTCGTCGATCGCGCCGAGTCGAGGACCGAAACGTTCGTCTGCGTGGCTCGAAACGAGTCGGACCGGAGATAA
- a CDS encoding 6-hydroxymethylpterin diphosphokinase MptE-like protein: protein MLFDEWEPVYEAILDDFGYERAADERARDRLAALVGDADPPGVDDVRLSGSVAICGAGPTLSDELDVARRADSVIAASTAADVCLDAGIGVDCMVTDLDKNPDTARALSESGIPVAAHAHGDNVPELERYVPTFVLDSVLPTTQAAPAPPVSNPGGFTDGDRAAFLADACGADRLVFPGWSFDDPSVSAEKARKLRWAERLLHWLEERRGERFDVLDGRRDRIDRPWGAE from the coding sequence ATGCTATTCGACGAGTGGGAACCGGTCTACGAGGCGATACTCGACGACTTCGGCTACGAGAGAGCAGCCGACGAGCGTGCGCGCGATCGATTAGCGGCGCTGGTCGGCGACGCCGATCCGCCCGGGGTCGACGACGTGAGGCTATCGGGGAGTGTCGCGATCTGCGGAGCCGGCCCCACACTCTCCGACGAACTCGACGTTGCGAGACGAGCCGATAGCGTCATCGCCGCCTCGACGGCCGCCGACGTCTGTCTCGACGCCGGGATCGGGGTCGATTGCATGGTAACCGATCTCGACAAGAACCCAGACACCGCGCGAGCGCTGTCCGAAAGCGGGATTCCGGTCGCAGCGCACGCCCACGGCGACAACGTCCCCGAACTGGAACGATACGTTCCCACGTTCGTACTCGATTCCGTCCTCCCCACGACACAAGCGGCGCCGGCACCGCCCGTTAGCAACCCCGGCGGCTTCACCGACGGCGATCGGGCGGCGTTCCTCGCCGACGCCTGCGGGGCCGACCGACTCGTCTTTCCCGGGTGGTCGTTCGACGATCCGTCAGTGAGCGCCGAGAAGGCGCGAAAGCTCCGATGGGCCGAACGATTGCTGCACTGGCTCGAAGAGCGTCGCGGGGAGCGGTTCGACGTCCTCGACGGTCGCCGGGATCGGATCGATCGCCCGTGGGGAGCCGAGTGA
- the folP gene encoding dihydropteroate synthase, which translates to MRTVDAAGLKIGDEYPPRIMGVLNVSEESPYDPSVFDDPSEAAAYVDEALIDEGADIVDVGLESANKRFEVLSAQGELDRLETAIQTLESTSGDAVWSIETRYHEVAEAALDAGFDMVNDICGFADPKMPVVCEEYDAAVSKMASPPDLERPGAIESVDDIYDALAQNGFTDKTIVDPAFGGWSEAKTTGDDRETLDRLREFRGYGRPILVSINRKNFLREVAGRSTDEALSVSLAATSMAVERGAHVVRTHDVAETRDAALIGHEFTRERSRDSGLGVEELDVTTDREFARHSRRIGDGNEDPAVVPHAVEFTLPGPSSRFLSDAAERIEMGVYGGEKVLLVGTVTEYRTLLSAISDGPKPAIDAVAGVCDDLTAYDE; encoded by the coding sequence ATGCGAACAGTCGACGCCGCAGGGTTAAAAATCGGTGACGAGTATCCGCCACGAATCATGGGCGTGCTGAACGTCTCCGAGGAGTCCCCGTACGATCCGAGCGTCTTCGACGATCCGAGCGAAGCGGCGGCGTACGTCGACGAGGCACTGATCGACGAGGGCGCGGACATCGTCGACGTGGGGCTCGAATCGGCGAACAAACGCTTCGAGGTGCTCTCCGCCCAGGGCGAACTCGACCGGCTGGAGACGGCGATCCAGACGCTCGAATCGACGTCCGGGGACGCGGTGTGGTCCATCGAAACCCGGTATCACGAGGTCGCCGAGGCCGCCCTCGACGCGGGGTTCGACATGGTCAACGACATCTGTGGGTTCGCGGATCCGAAGATGCCCGTCGTCTGCGAGGAGTACGACGCGGCGGTTTCGAAAATGGCCTCGCCGCCCGACCTCGAACGCCCCGGTGCAATCGAATCGGTCGACGACATCTACGACGCGCTGGCACAAAACGGATTCACGGATAAGACGATCGTCGATCCGGCCTTCGGCGGCTGGTCGGAGGCGAAGACGACGGGCGACGACAGGGAGACGTTGGACAGACTCCGGGAGTTTCGCGGCTACGGGCGGCCGATCCTCGTTTCGATCAACCGGAAGAATTTCCTCCGGGAGGTCGCCGGACGGAGCACCGACGAAGCGCTGTCGGTGTCGCTCGCGGCGACTTCGATGGCCGTCGAGCGCGGCGCACACGTCGTTCGGACTCACGACGTCGCCGAAACGCGTGACGCGGCGCTGATCGGGCACGAATTCACGCGTGAACGAAGCCGAGATTCGGGGCTCGGCGTCGAGGAACTCGACGTGACGACGGATCGGGAGTTCGCTCGGCACAGCCGCCGAATCGGCGACGGAAACGAAGATCCGGCCGTCGTCCCACACGCGGTCGAGTTCACGCTTCCCGGTCCGTCGTCGAGATTTCTTTCGGACGCGGCCGAGCGGATCGAGATGGGCGTCTACGGCGGCGAGAAGGTGTTACTCGTTGGGACGGTCACGGAATACAGAACGCTTCTATCGGCGATCAGCGACGGTCCGAAGCCCGCTATCGATGCCGTAGCCGGGGTTTGCGACGATCTGACGGCGTATGACGAATGA
- a CDS encoding RNA methyltransferase, with the protein MSDIAVAVVGAETPGNVGTIARSMKNFGLSELYLVDPPELDPDGEAYAFAGHARDDVLPNATTVDFDHLVEHFYTVACTATTNQDARNHVRYPFLKPEELVDEIGDIDADVCIVFGRESVGLSNDELARLDRVCSIPASGSYPVLNLAQAATVVLYELRALTVESTQHPPDAHERADERELEGLYATFSEYLHDVGYPGEKIPKTERLFRRLIARAHPTGREARTMRGVLRRGAMRSTGEIPRPSDDGQDGDGDR; encoded by the coding sequence ATGTCGGATATCGCCGTCGCCGTCGTCGGGGCAGAGACGCCCGGGAACGTCGGCACCATCGCCCGCTCGATGAAGAACTTCGGACTCTCGGAGCTGTATCTCGTCGATCCGCCCGAACTCGACCCCGACGGTGAAGCCTACGCCTTCGCCGGGCACGCCAGAGATGACGTGCTTCCGAACGCGACGACCGTGGATTTCGACCACCTCGTCGAGCACTTCTACACCGTCGCCTGCACCGCGACCACCAATCAGGACGCGAGAAACCACGTCAGGTATCCCTTCTTGAAGCCGGAGGAACTGGTCGACGAGATCGGGGACATCGACGCCGACGTGTGTATCGTCTTCGGCCGCGAGAGCGTCGGGTTATCGAACGACGAACTCGCGAGACTGGATCGGGTCTGCTCGATTCCGGCGAGCGGCTCGTACCCCGTGTTGAACCTCGCACAGGCCGCGACCGTCGTGCTCTACGAGCTCCGCGCGCTGACCGTCGAGTCGACCCAGCACCCGCCCGACGCCCACGAACGTGCCGACGAACGCGAACTGGAGGGACTCTATGCGACCTTCTCGGAGTATCTCCACGACGTTGGCTACCCGGGTGAGAAGATCCCGAAGACAGAGCGGCTGTTTCGACGCCTCATCGCGCGCGCGCATCCGACCGGTCGAGAGGCGCGGACGATGCGCGGCGTCCTCCGTCGAGGGGCGATGCGATCGACGGGTGAGATCCCCCGCCCCTCCGACGATGGACAAGACGGCGATGGCGATCGATGA